One Cicer arietinum cultivar CDC Frontier isolate Library 1 chromosome 8, Cicar.CDCFrontier_v2.0, whole genome shotgun sequence DNA segment encodes these proteins:
- the LOC101489812 gene encoding serine/threonine-protein kinase VPS15-like: MNKSHSQQSDSEKLQFSGFISPTFSNVNSLTYQKPSEGIPLYSFNVDRRRLGIPSAASDWIGEKSESEFESKFESEFESKFESEFETEFESEFGSFGRTSIPNSGWRPRGVLVQHLEEHRSTVNEIAVSSDNSFFATASDDSTVKIWDSKKLEKEILLKSKLTYHVEGNRALCVAIVQNSSQVVVGSCNGFIHMFSVDNYSGNELKCNTKEGAVINLLNCHVDNHSIMYSTQNCGIHLWDIRSNSNNWSLKSNLDEGYILSLASGTCSNWFVSGSSRGVITLWDLRFLLPVNSWKYFHECPIEKICHFIPSINASLTSTTKPLVYVAAGCNEVSLWNAENGTCHQVLRTFNYEGDAEMSHTALAESSSKANSQSDERRKINRKYRVDELNEPPRHYRLPGIRTLLSLPGGDLLTGGTDLKIRRWDHYSPERSYCVCGPNLKGVGNDFFYKTESSSGVEVVQETKRHPFATKLTQKAILAAAATDSGGCHRDSIVSLASVKLNQRLLLSSGRDGAIKVWK, encoded by the exons ACAGTTTTCAGGATTCATATCACCAACCTTTAGTAACGTAAACAGTTTAACATATCAGAAACCCTCAGAAGGCATACCTTTATACTCCTTCAATGTTGACCGGAGACGGTTAGGAATACCTTCTGCAGCATCCGATTGGATCGGTGAGAAATCGGAATCGGAATTTGAATCTAAATTTGAATCGGAATTTGAATCTAAATTTGAATCGGAATTTGAAACTGAATTTGAATCGGAATTTGGATCTTTTGGTCGAACGTCGATTCCTAATTCTGGTTGGAGGCCACGTGGCGTGTTAGTTCAACACCTCGAAGAGCACCGTTCAACAGTGAACGAGATAGCAGTTTCTTCCGATAACAGTTTTTTCGCGACTGCGTCTGATGATTCTACAGTCAAAATTTGGGATTCGAAAAAGCTTGAAAAAGAGATTTTATTAAAATCGAAACTAACTTATCACGTTGAAGGAAACCGTGCGTTATGTGTAGCAATAGTTCAAAATTCATCACAAGTTGTAGTTGGATCATGTAATGGATTTATTCATATGTTTTCTGTTGATAACTATTCTGGTAATGAATTGAAATGTAATACCAAAGAAGGTGctgtaattaatcttttaaattgtCATGTGGATAATCATAGCATTATGTATAGCACACAAAATTGTGGTATTCATTTATGGGATATTAGGTCAAATTCTAATAATTGGAGTTTGAAATCTAATCTTGATGAGGGTTACATTTTGTCTCTAGCATCAGGAACTTGTTCTAATTGGTTTGTTTCAGGGTCTTCTAGAGGTGTAATTACACTTTGGGATTTGAGATTTCTTTTACCTGTGAATTCTTGGAAGTATTTTCATGAATGTCCAATTGAAAAGATTTGTCACTTTATTCCATCAATAAATGCTTCTTTGACTTCAACTACTAAGCCTCTTGTTTATGTTGCTGCTGGTTGCAATGAAGTTTCTCTTTGGAATGCAGAGAATGGTACTTGTCATCAGGTACTTAGGACCTTCAATTATGAAGGTGATGCAGAAATGTCTCATACGGCATTGGCCGAATCTTCGAGTAAGGCGAATTCTCAATCAGATGAAAGACGAAAGATTAATCGCAAGTATAGAGTTGATGAGCTAAATGAACCTCCTCGTCATTATCGTCTTCCTGGTATTCGGACGTTGCTTTCGTTACCAGGAGGTGATTTATTGACTGGAGGCACTGATTTAAAGATACGTCGTTGGGATCATTACAG TCCTGAGAGAAGTTACTGTGTTTGTGGACCAAATTTAAAAGGTGTtggaaatgattttttttacaaaacagAATCTAGTTCTGGAGTGGAAGTTGTACAG GAGACAAAAAGACATCCTTTTGCAACCAAGTTGACACAAAAGGCAATTCTTGCAGCTGCTGCAACTGATTCTGGCGGTTGCCATCGTGATTCTATTGTTTCTTTGGCTTCGGTTAAGTTAAACCAGAGACTTCTACTTTCAAGTGGTAGAGATGGGGCCATTAAGGTTTGGAAGTAA